Sequence from the Anaeromusa acidaminophila DSM 3853 genome:
TGGCATGCCCCCCGAAAATCGAGCCAGATTTTAAGTTAGAAAAAAGTATGCTAGACTAACTTAAAAAGGAGCGAAAAACATGGGGAAGAAAAGGTATACGGCAGAACAAATCATCGTGCATTTAAGAGAAGCGGAAATCCTGTGCGGACAAGGAAAGACGATTGCTGAAACCTCACGGCAGCTCGGAGTAACAGAGCAAACGTATTATCGTTGGCGTAAGCAATACGGAGGAATGACTTCTTCCG
This genomic interval carries:
- a CDS encoding transposase, with protein sequence MGKKRYTAEQIIVHLREAEILCGQGKTIAETSRQLGVTEQTYYRWRKQYGGMTSS